Proteins co-encoded in one Medicago truncatula cultivar Jemalong A17 chromosome 8, MtrunA17r5.0-ANR, whole genome shotgun sequence genomic window:
- the LOC25500800 gene encoding protein ABIL1, whose protein sequence is MELERPTTTFHNSSAMTFDEVSMERSKSFVNALQELKNLRPQLYSAAEYCEKSYLHSEQKQMVLDNLKDYAVRALVNAVDHLGTVAYKLTDLLEQHTLDVSTMGLKVSTINQKLHTCQIYTDKEGLRQQQLLAFIPRHHKHYILPNSVNKKVHFSPHIQIDAKQNSFQTRTRFQSSGTPPAKTLSWHLASETKSTLKGTPQASPNIENPKFAAKASGYFHLLDNEESTWMKSSPAHTHLPNGVPTSTIPVQTLGGTRRDALDGSKPIAGFRSFDNAYRRESSQTPTRSRSVLSAFFVKQKTPKLKTGSFS, encoded by the exons ATGGAGTTGGAGCGCCCAACGACGACGTTTCATAACTCCTCCGCCATGACTTTTGATGAAGTCTCCATGGAACGTAGTAAGAGCTTCGTCAACGCCTTGCag gAACTTAAGAACCTGCGGCCTCAACTTTATTCTGCTGCAGAATACTGTGAGAAATCTTATCTCCATAGTGAACAGAAACAAAT GGTACTTGACAACCTGAAAGATTATGCTGTAAGAGCCCTTGTGAATGCTGTTGATCATCTTGGAACTGTTGCATACAAGTTAACTGACCTTCTCGAGCAGCACACATTGGATGTCTCAACTATGGGTTTGAAGGTCTCTACAATAAATCAG AAACTTCATACTTGCCAAATTTACACGGATAAAGAAGGTCTTCGGCAGCAGCAATTGCTGGCTTTCATTCCCAGACATCATAAGCACTATATTTTGCCAA ATTCTGTCAATAAAAAGGTGCATTTCAGTCCACACATACAGATCGATGCAAAACAGAATTCATTTCAGACCAGAACTCGTTTTCAATCTTCAG GTACCCCTCCAGCAAAAACTCTTTCATGGCATTTAGCATCAGAGACTAAGTCTACATTGAAAGGGACTCCGCAGGCTTCCCCAAA CATCGAGAACCCAAAGTTTGCTGCCAAGGCCTCTGGATATTTCCATCTTTTAG ATAATGAAGAGAGCACTTGGATGAAATCGTCACCAGCACATACTCACTTGCCGAATGGAGTTCCTACTTCTACTATACCTGTGCAAACATTGGGCGGCACACGCAGG GATGCATTGGATGGTTCCAAACCAATAGCAGGGTTCAGGTCATTTGACAACGCATATCGCCGCGAGTCTTCCCAAACCCCTACTCGCAGCAGAAGTGTGCTATCAGCTTTCTTTGTCAAGCAGAAAACGCCAAAACTGAAGACTGGTTCTTTCTCATGA
- the LOC25500798 gene encoding uncharacterized protein isoform X1 → MGSLESTIPLKKGSLFGKKEKHPFSQRFRSSFSRLLFNKKLDYIQWICAVVVFLCLVVVFQMFLPVSVVEDSEESLRAVKMRSWNTLHLHDEEYVLDIGEDVAVFLPRISEKFTDFNLLNRTGKRFGYRKPQLALVFGELSVDSQQLLMVTIATSLLEIGYDIQVFSPEDGPGRNMWRNLRVPITIIKTRDKTDYTVDWLNYDGIIVSSLEARNAFSCFLQEPFKSVPLVWIIQDSALGYRSRQYTASGKIELLNDWRRVFNRSSVVVFPNYALPMIYSSFDAGNFYVIPGSPAEALEADAFMALQKDNLRISMGYGPEDVIIAIVGSQFLYKGMWLGHAVVLQALSPLLADFPLTKDNSSAQLRIIVHSGELTNNYSVALETMAQSLKYPKGTVEHIAGDLNADSVLGTADVVIYGSLLEEQSFPEILIKAMCFEKPIIAPDISMIRKYVDDRVNGYLFPKDNIRVLRQIMLEVISKGKISPLARNIASMGRRTAKNLMVSEAIDGYASLLQNILRLPSEVAPPKAVSEISPNVKEKWQWHLFEAVPNSTYQNRALRSNTFLDKYEDRWNHSRKDKSSTTIADNDSFVYTIWEEEKYIQKAITKKRIEDEELKDRTEQSHGTWEEVYRNAKKADRLKNDLHERDDGELERTGQPLSIYEPYFGEGAWAFLHHRSLYRGVSLSSKGRRPGRDDFDAPSRLPLLNNAYYRDVLGEFGAFFAIANRIDRLHKNAWIGFQSWRATARKASLSRAAENALLDAVQSKKNGDTLYFWVRMDTDPRNPSQKDFWSFCDSINAGGCKPAFSEAMRRMYGVQADANSLPPMPVDGDTWSVMLSWALPTRSFLEFVMFSRMFVDALDAQMYDEHHSTGHCPLSLSKDKHCYSRVLELLVNVWAYHSARRMVFVNPETGAMQEQHKFKNRRGKMWIKWFSYSTLKNMDEDLAELSDSEDPNKHWLWPSTGEVFWQGLYERERSLRHKEKEKRKQKSLEKLNRMRKRHRQQVIGKYVKPPPDLEETSNSTLLAV, encoded by the exons ATGGGTTCATTAGAATCAACGATCCCATTGAAAAAAGGGAGtttatttggtaaaaaagaGAAGCACCCATTTTCACAGAGGTTTAGATCAAGCTTCTCACGTTTGTTATTCAACAAGAAACTAGATTACATTCAATGGATTTGTGCTGTTGTAGTGTTTCTTTgtcttgttgttgtgtttcaaATGTTTCTTCCTGTTTCGGTTGTCGAAGATTCGGAAGAGTCTTTGAGAGCTGTGAAGATGCGTTCTTGGAACACTTTGCATCTTCATGACGAGGAGTATGTGTTGGACATTGGTGAGGATGTAGCTGTTTTTTTGCCGAGGATTTCGGAGAAGTTTACGGATTTCAATTTGTTGAACCGAACCGGGAAGCGATTTGGTTATAGAAAACCTCAGTTGGCATTG GTATTTGGAGAACTATCAGTTGATTCACAACAATTGCTAATGGTAACAATTGCCACATCTTTGTTAGAGATTGGCTACGATATTCAG GTCTTTTCACCTGAAGATGGACCGGGGCGTAATATGTGGAGAAACTTAAGAGTTCCCATCACTATTATTAAAACTCGTGACAAGACAGACTACACTGTAGACTGGCTAAA CTACGATGGTATCATTGTGAGCTCTCTTGAAGCCAGAAATGCCTTTTCTTG TTTTTTGCAGGAACCTTTCAAGTCTGTACCTCTTGTATGGATCATTCAAGACAGTGCTCTTGGTTACCGCTCAAGACAATATACCGCTAGTGGGAAGATTGAACTTTTGAATGATTGGAGAAGAGTTTTCAATCGTTCCTCTGTTGTTGTCTTTCCAAACTATGCCTTGCCG ATGATATACTCCTCATTTGATGCTGGAAATTTTTATGTCATTCCTGGTTCCCCTGCTGAAGCATTAGAAGCAGATGCATTTATGGCATTGCAGAAAGATAATTTGCGCATCAGTATGGGCTACGGTCCAGAAGATGTCATTATCGCAATTGTGGGCAGTCAATTTTTGTACAAGGGCATGTGGTTGGGGCACGCTGTTGTTTTGCAGGCTTTGTCACCACTTTTGGCAGATTTTCCTTTAACCAAAGATAATTCCAGTGCGCAACTACGAATCATCGTTCATAGTGGCGAGTTAACAAATAACTACAGTGTGGCTCTGGAG ACGATGGCACAGAGCTTGAAATATCCAAAAGGGACCGTAGAGCATATAGCTGGAGATCTGAATGCAGATTCTGTTCTCGGCACGGCAGATGTTGTGATATATGGGTCCTTGCTTGAAGAGCAGTCTTTTCCAGAGATTTTGATTAAAGCCATGTGCTTCGAGAAACCAATTATTGCTCCTGATATTTCTATGATCAGAAAATAT GTTGATGACAGGGTGAATGGATATCTTTTCCCTAaggataacattagggttcttAGACAAATCATGTTAGAGGTGATCTCAAAAGGGAAAATATCACCCTTGGCTCGGAACATTGCCTCAATGGGGAGAAGAACTGCTAAGAACCTTATGGTATCCGAAGCAATTGATGGATATGCATCTTTACTTCAGAACATTCTCAGGCTTCCATCAGAGGTTGCTCCTCCTAAGGCAGTTTCAGAAATATCCCCTAATGTTAAAGAAAAGTGGCAGTGGCATTTATTTGAAGCAGTTCCAAATTCGACGTATCAAAATAGGGCATTGAGAAGCAACACGTTTTTAGATAAATACGAAGACCGTTGGAATCATTCTCGAAAAGATAAATCGTCTACGACTATTGCTGATAATGATTCATTTGTATATACCATatgggaagaagaaaaatatattcagAAGGCTATCACCAAAAAAAGAATAGAGGACGAAGAG TTAAAAGATAGAACAGAGCAGTCACACGGAACATGGGAAGAAGTATATCGAAACGCAAAGAAAGCTGATAGGTTAAAGAATGATTTACACGAAAGAGACGATGGAGAGCTTGAGCGGACTGGACAACCACTAAGCATTTATGAACCGTACTTTGGGGAAGGAGCCTGGGCTTTTCTACATCACAGATCTCTTTATCGCGGAGTTTCCCTG TCCAGCAAAGGTCGAAGGCCAGGGAGAGATGATTTTGATGCACCTTCTCGTCTTCCATTGCTTAACAATGCTTATTATCGAGATGTACTTGGTGAATTTGGAGCCTTCTTTGCCATTGCAAACAGGATTGATCGTTTACACAAAAATGCTTGGATTGGATTTCAGTCTTGGAGAGCAACAGCAAGGAAG GCTTCTTTATCCAGAGCTGCTGAAAATGCATTACTAGACGCTGTCCAATCCAAAAAGAACGGGGATACACTATATTTCTGGGTGCGGATGGATACGGATCCACGAAACCCTTCACAGAAGGACTTTTGGTCATTTTGCGATTCCATTAATGCAGGAGGTTGCAA ACCCGCTTTCTCAGAAGCGATGAGGAGAATGTATGGGGTACAGGCTGATGCCAATTCTTTGCCTCCCATGCCCGTAGATGGTGACACTTGGTCTGTCATGCTGAGTTGGGCTCTACCCACAAGATCATTTTTAGAGTTTGTGATGTTCTCCAG AATGTTTGTAGATGCATTGGATGCACAGATGTACGATGAACATCATTCTACCGGACACTGTCCTTTGAGTTTGTCAAAG GACAAGCACTGCTATTCAAGGGTTCTTGAGCTGCTTGTAAACGTGTGGGCCTACCACAGTGCAAGGAGGATGGTATTTGTGAACCCGGAAACCGGTGCAATGCAGGAACAACACAAGTTCAAGAACCGTAGAGGTAAAATGTGGATCAAATGGTTCTCATACAGCACACTCAAGAACATGGATGAGGACTTAGCAGAGTTATCAGATTCTGAGGATCCCAATAAACACTGGTTGTGGCCATCAACCGGTGAAGTTTTTTGGCAAGGTTTATATGAGAGGGAGAGAAGTTTAAGGCAcaaggagaaagaaaagaggaagCAAAAGagtttagaaaaattaaatagaatgaGGAAGCGACATCGACAACAAGTAATCGGGAAATATGTTAAACCTCCACCAGATTTGGAAGAAACCTCTAATTCAACTTTGCTAGCAGTATAA
- the LOC25500798 gene encoding uncharacterized protein isoform X2: MGSLESTIPLKKGSLFGKKEKHPFSQRFRSSFSRLLFNKKLDYIQWICAVVVFLCLVVVFQMFLPVSVVEDSEESLRAVKMRSWNTLHLHDEEYVLDIGEDVAVFLPRISEKFTDFNLLNRTGKRFGYRKPQLALVFGELSVDSQQLLMVTIATSLLEIGYDIQVFSPEDGPGRNMWRNLRVPITIIKTRDKTDYTVDWLNYDGIIVSSLEARNAFSCFLQEPFKSVPLVWIIQDSALGYRSRQYTASGKIELLNDWRRVFNRSSVVVFPNYALPMIYSSFDAGNFYVIPGSPAEALEADAFMALQKDNLRISMGYGPEDVIIAIVGSQFLYKGMWLGHAVVLQALSPLLADFPLTKDNSSAQLRIIVHSGELTNNYSVALESLKYPKGTVEHIAGDLNADSVLGTADVVIYGSLLEEQSFPEILIKAMCFEKPIIAPDISMIRKYVDDRVNGYLFPKDNIRVLRQIMLEVISKGKISPLARNIASMGRRTAKNLMVSEAIDGYASLLQNILRLPSEVAPPKAVSEISPNVKEKWQWHLFEAVPNSTYQNRALRSNTFLDKYEDRWNHSRKDKSSTTIADNDSFVYTIWEEEKYIQKAITKKRIEDEELKDRTEQSHGTWEEVYRNAKKADRLKNDLHERDDGELERTGQPLSIYEPYFGEGAWAFLHHRSLYRGVSLSSKGRRPGRDDFDAPSRLPLLNNAYYRDVLGEFGAFFAIANRIDRLHKNAWIGFQSWRATARKASLSRAAENALLDAVQSKKNGDTLYFWVRMDTDPRNPSQKDFWSFCDSINAGGCKPAFSEAMRRMYGVQADANSLPPMPVDGDTWSVMLSWALPTRSFLEFVMFSRMFVDALDAQMYDEHHSTGHCPLSLSKDKHCYSRVLELLVNVWAYHSARRMVFVNPETGAMQEQHKFKNRRGKMWIKWFSYSTLKNMDEDLAELSDSEDPNKHWLWPSTGEVFWQGLYERERSLRHKEKEKRKQKSLEKLNRMRKRHRQQVIGKYVKPPPDLEETSNSTLLAV, translated from the exons ATGGGTTCATTAGAATCAACGATCCCATTGAAAAAAGGGAGtttatttggtaaaaaagaGAAGCACCCATTTTCACAGAGGTTTAGATCAAGCTTCTCACGTTTGTTATTCAACAAGAAACTAGATTACATTCAATGGATTTGTGCTGTTGTAGTGTTTCTTTgtcttgttgttgtgtttcaaATGTTTCTTCCTGTTTCGGTTGTCGAAGATTCGGAAGAGTCTTTGAGAGCTGTGAAGATGCGTTCTTGGAACACTTTGCATCTTCATGACGAGGAGTATGTGTTGGACATTGGTGAGGATGTAGCTGTTTTTTTGCCGAGGATTTCGGAGAAGTTTACGGATTTCAATTTGTTGAACCGAACCGGGAAGCGATTTGGTTATAGAAAACCTCAGTTGGCATTG GTATTTGGAGAACTATCAGTTGATTCACAACAATTGCTAATGGTAACAATTGCCACATCTTTGTTAGAGATTGGCTACGATATTCAG GTCTTTTCACCTGAAGATGGACCGGGGCGTAATATGTGGAGAAACTTAAGAGTTCCCATCACTATTATTAAAACTCGTGACAAGACAGACTACACTGTAGACTGGCTAAA CTACGATGGTATCATTGTGAGCTCTCTTGAAGCCAGAAATGCCTTTTCTTG TTTTTTGCAGGAACCTTTCAAGTCTGTACCTCTTGTATGGATCATTCAAGACAGTGCTCTTGGTTACCGCTCAAGACAATATACCGCTAGTGGGAAGATTGAACTTTTGAATGATTGGAGAAGAGTTTTCAATCGTTCCTCTGTTGTTGTCTTTCCAAACTATGCCTTGCCG ATGATATACTCCTCATTTGATGCTGGAAATTTTTATGTCATTCCTGGTTCCCCTGCTGAAGCATTAGAAGCAGATGCATTTATGGCATTGCAGAAAGATAATTTGCGCATCAGTATGGGCTACGGTCCAGAAGATGTCATTATCGCAATTGTGGGCAGTCAATTTTTGTACAAGGGCATGTGGTTGGGGCACGCTGTTGTTTTGCAGGCTTTGTCACCACTTTTGGCAGATTTTCCTTTAACCAAAGATAATTCCAGTGCGCAACTACGAATCATCGTTCATAGTGGCGAGTTAACAAATAACTACAGTGTGGCTCTGGAG AGCTTGAAATATCCAAAAGGGACCGTAGAGCATATAGCTGGAGATCTGAATGCAGATTCTGTTCTCGGCACGGCAGATGTTGTGATATATGGGTCCTTGCTTGAAGAGCAGTCTTTTCCAGAGATTTTGATTAAAGCCATGTGCTTCGAGAAACCAATTATTGCTCCTGATATTTCTATGATCAGAAAATAT GTTGATGACAGGGTGAATGGATATCTTTTCCCTAaggataacattagggttcttAGACAAATCATGTTAGAGGTGATCTCAAAAGGGAAAATATCACCCTTGGCTCGGAACATTGCCTCAATGGGGAGAAGAACTGCTAAGAACCTTATGGTATCCGAAGCAATTGATGGATATGCATCTTTACTTCAGAACATTCTCAGGCTTCCATCAGAGGTTGCTCCTCCTAAGGCAGTTTCAGAAATATCCCCTAATGTTAAAGAAAAGTGGCAGTGGCATTTATTTGAAGCAGTTCCAAATTCGACGTATCAAAATAGGGCATTGAGAAGCAACACGTTTTTAGATAAATACGAAGACCGTTGGAATCATTCTCGAAAAGATAAATCGTCTACGACTATTGCTGATAATGATTCATTTGTATATACCATatgggaagaagaaaaatatattcagAAGGCTATCACCAAAAAAAGAATAGAGGACGAAGAG TTAAAAGATAGAACAGAGCAGTCACACGGAACATGGGAAGAAGTATATCGAAACGCAAAGAAAGCTGATAGGTTAAAGAATGATTTACACGAAAGAGACGATGGAGAGCTTGAGCGGACTGGACAACCACTAAGCATTTATGAACCGTACTTTGGGGAAGGAGCCTGGGCTTTTCTACATCACAGATCTCTTTATCGCGGAGTTTCCCTG TCCAGCAAAGGTCGAAGGCCAGGGAGAGATGATTTTGATGCACCTTCTCGTCTTCCATTGCTTAACAATGCTTATTATCGAGATGTACTTGGTGAATTTGGAGCCTTCTTTGCCATTGCAAACAGGATTGATCGTTTACACAAAAATGCTTGGATTGGATTTCAGTCTTGGAGAGCAACAGCAAGGAAG GCTTCTTTATCCAGAGCTGCTGAAAATGCATTACTAGACGCTGTCCAATCCAAAAAGAACGGGGATACACTATATTTCTGGGTGCGGATGGATACGGATCCACGAAACCCTTCACAGAAGGACTTTTGGTCATTTTGCGATTCCATTAATGCAGGAGGTTGCAA ACCCGCTTTCTCAGAAGCGATGAGGAGAATGTATGGGGTACAGGCTGATGCCAATTCTTTGCCTCCCATGCCCGTAGATGGTGACACTTGGTCTGTCATGCTGAGTTGGGCTCTACCCACAAGATCATTTTTAGAGTTTGTGATGTTCTCCAG AATGTTTGTAGATGCATTGGATGCACAGATGTACGATGAACATCATTCTACCGGACACTGTCCTTTGAGTTTGTCAAAG GACAAGCACTGCTATTCAAGGGTTCTTGAGCTGCTTGTAAACGTGTGGGCCTACCACAGTGCAAGGAGGATGGTATTTGTGAACCCGGAAACCGGTGCAATGCAGGAACAACACAAGTTCAAGAACCGTAGAGGTAAAATGTGGATCAAATGGTTCTCATACAGCACACTCAAGAACATGGATGAGGACTTAGCAGAGTTATCAGATTCTGAGGATCCCAATAAACACTGGTTGTGGCCATCAACCGGTGAAGTTTTTTGGCAAGGTTTATATGAGAGGGAGAGAAGTTTAAGGCAcaaggagaaagaaaagaggaagCAAAAGagtttagaaaaattaaatagaatgaGGAAGCGACATCGACAACAAGTAATCGGGAAATATGTTAAACCTCCACCAGATTTGGAAGAAACCTCTAATTCAACTTTGCTAGCAGTATAA